One stretch of Equus caballus isolate H_3958 breed thoroughbred chromosome 24, TB-T2T, whole genome shotgun sequence DNA includes these proteins:
- the CINP gene encoding cyclin-dependent kinase 2-interacting protein isoform X2, which yields MEAKTLGSMIPRKPVLSVSARKIKDNAADWHNLILKWETLNDAGFATANNIANLKISLLSKDKIELENSSLASNDNAEKMHPEYSKELEMLCEGLQATLDGLTKIQGKMEKLSSTAKGICELENYHYGEETKRPLLFHTWPTAHFYEVSRELSAMYWKELLLKRTIVEELAHTVDHDLTLSYLSMWLHQPYVESDSKLLLESMLLETGHRAL from the exons CAAAGACTCTTGGAAGCATGATACCCAGAAAACCTGTCTTATCTGTGAGTGCAAGAAAAATTAAGGACAATGCAGCTGATTGGCATAATTTAATCCTGAAATGGGAAACCCTCAATGATGCAGGTTTTGCTACAGCAAATAATATTGCCAACCTGAAAATCAGTTTATT GAGTAAAGACAAGATAGAGTTAGAGAACAGCAGCCTGGCTTCCAATGACAATGCAGAAAAGATGCACCCGGAGTACAGTAAGGAGCTGGAGATGCTGTGTGAGGGGCTGCAGGCCACCTTAGATGGTTTG ACCAAAATACAGGGGAAAATGGAAAAGCTGTCTTCAACTGCCAAGGGAATTTGTGAACTAGAAAATTACCATTATGGGGAGGAGACAAAACGGCCCctcctgtttcacacatggccCACAGCCCATTTTT ATGAGGTTTCCCGCGAGCTCTCTGCCATGTACTGGAAGGAGCTCCTCCTGAAGCGCACCATCGTTGAAGAGCTGGCACACACTGTGGACCATGACCTCACCCTGAGCTACCTGTCCATGTGGCTGCACCAGCCCTACGTGGAGAGTGACAGCAAGCTGCTTCTGGAAAGCATGCTGCTCGAAACAGGCCACCGAGCACTGTGA
- the CINP gene encoding cyclin-dependent kinase 2-interacting protein isoform X1, which yields MIPRKPVLSVSARKIKDNAADWHNLILKWETLNDAGFATANNIANLKISLLSKDKIELENSSLASNDNAEKMHPEYSKELEMLCEGLQATLDGLTKIQGKMEKLSSTAKGICELENYHYGEETKRPLLFHTWPTAHFYEVSRELSAMYWKELLLKRTIVEELAHTVDHDLTLSYLSMWLHQPYVESDSKLLLESMLLETGHRAL from the exons ATGATACCCAGAAAACCTGTCTTATCTGTGAGTGCAAGAAAAATTAAGGACAATGCAGCTGATTGGCATAATTTAATCCTGAAATGGGAAACCCTCAATGATGCAGGTTTTGCTACAGCAAATAATATTGCCAACCTGAAAATCAGTTTATT GAGTAAAGACAAGATAGAGTTAGAGAACAGCAGCCTGGCTTCCAATGACAATGCAGAAAAGATGCACCCGGAGTACAGTAAGGAGCTGGAGATGCTGTGTGAGGGGCTGCAGGCCACCTTAGATGGTTTG ACCAAAATACAGGGGAAAATGGAAAAGCTGTCTTCAACTGCCAAGGGAATTTGTGAACTAGAAAATTACCATTATGGGGAGGAGACAAAACGGCCCctcctgtttcacacatggccCACAGCCCATTTTT ATGAGGTTTCCCGCGAGCTCTCTGCCATGTACTGGAAGGAGCTCCTCCTGAAGCGCACCATCGTTGAAGAGCTGGCACACACTGTGGACCATGACCTCACCCTGAGCTACCTGTCCATGTGGCTGCACCAGCCCTACGTGGAGAGTGACAGCAAGCTGCTTCTGGAAAGCATGCTGCTCGAAACAGGCCACCGAGCACTGTGA